A window of the Cygnus atratus isolate AKBS03 ecotype Queensland, Australia chromosome 4, CAtr_DNAZoo_HiC_assembly, whole genome shotgun sequence genome harbors these coding sequences:
- the LOC118260602 gene encoding protein O-GlcNAcase-like isoform X5: protein MQSLIEAAQEHGVEFIFAISAGQDMVFSSAGDRLLLQQKLRWPPWGAVPSRCFLTTSTPACAELTETSSPPWRRPKPLWPTRHTRSWDSPPSSSSAPQPPPCLGAALEASGRGQEPAAEGPMLLSLHGASPLPLPTAPGQPLCPSLCPHGILYSFPRVLQLTLLSKPWPVPLPADPWTGAAPSDWGHLDSPCPDAPGPKVVSQELSAMLLEEVEGVLGRRPIIWDNLFANDYDCRRVFLGPYTGRAPGLMPQLCGLLLNPNCELQANFIPIHTLGSWFRSELESCAHPDHAGTETAATLGDSQGPWEGSYSPQEALELALLDWVAEINQHALETGGRALLHPSAGCEGGAGLQPGTAGWQEATPGPQTHDAAPRGADQRSPETCSMTPGEGRRKVTLVPKKDSGSRTPTGSQQSPPADGDQLASASGTSCKPSSAPPSTVGSAQPAGAPVTGETFCSLETPTCCSSGADNSQSPLLDTSNARGGDGNLPQPPGSPQPGADASPVTTTPLTDGAGASPVPTAPLTDGTSDSPVPTTPLTDGVDASSDPMALLTDGTSASPGPTAPLTPEEATSIHMAPLAPEAARSGYMTPRFLEEARSDSNDPLTMEEVRMLVELFYLPYHHGPQAQRLLEHLQWLRANSPSVGVPATAPNSCEGARWRGRAQSFQLLCAQTCHLHSRFVCSAGQALLYDLHPYLWDIRNMLLAASAFILWLDGHLLCDPDPTGNWRSCFGWCQSITAPLFPREDAEPWAHRGGLFGELQALLPVGNSCDLFYHPPPLFPSRQLYLLRPLLPQDKGELYRMCREGLDCDPSVADVLVAHPDLLGDRLLGSFLHLSPEYTFVLEDEGGPCGYAAGALCAEGFLRERASNWLPAMRHKYPRELGVGGPALGQDALEEALLFFHAEPPAVPLPVLRRFPSLVQLGTAPRVLDVGASCSLAVCLLSALRANGSRGVFCQVSATDQQQLSFYSKLGFVALPVPWPSSPGARLLGRLL, encoded by the exons CCTCCACCATGCCTTGGGGCAGCCCTGGAAGCTTCAGGACGAGGACAGGAACCGGCTGCGGAGGGGCCaatgctgctttccctgcacggtgcctctcccctgcccctgcccactGCACCTGGGCAGCCTCTCTGCCCCAGTCTCTGCCCTCATGGGATACTCTACTCTTTCCCCAGAGTACTGCAGCTCACTCTGCTCTCCAAGCCCTGGCCAGTCCCGCTACCTGCTGACCCTTGGAcgggagctgctcccagcgATTGGGGTCATCTGGACAG TCCGTGCCCTGATGCTCCAGGCCCAAAGGTGGTGTCACAGGAACTCTCAGccatgctgctggaggaggtggagggCGTCCTGGGGCGCCGTCCCATCATCTGGGACAATCTGTTTGCCAATGACTACGACTGCAGACGTGTCTTCTTGGGCCCCTACACGGGACGTGCCCCTGGCCTCATGCCTCAGCTCTGTGGACTGCTCCTTAACCCGAACTGTGAGCTCCAGGCCAATTTCATCCCCATCCACACGCTGGGCAGCTGGTTTCGGAGCGAGCTGGAGAGCTGTGCCCACCCTGACCATGCAG GGACAGAGACTGCAGCAACCCTGGGGGACAGCCAGGGCCCATGGGAGGGGAGCTACAGCCCCCAGGAGGCCTTGGAGCTGGCGCTGCTTGACTGGGTGGCTGAGATAAACCAGCACGCCTTGGAGACAG gaGGAAGGGCTCTGTTGCACCCCAGCGCTGGCTGTGAGGGAGgagcggggctgcagccaggcacagcGGGATGGCAGGAGGCCACACCTGGCCCCCAGACCCATGATGCTGCTCCTCGTGGGGCAGACCAGCGTAGCCCTGAGACCTGCAGCATGACaccaggggagggaaggaggaaggtgaCCTTGGTGCCTAAGAAGGACAGTGGGAGCAGGACCCCCACCGGCAGTCAGCAGAGCCCCCCAGCGGATGGGGACCAGCTCGCCTCAGCTAGCGGAACAAGCTGCAAGCCCTCCTCTGCTCCACCCAGCACAGTGGGCAGTGCCCAGCCTGCTGGAGCCCCTGTAACTGGTGAGACCTTCTGCAGCCTGGAGACCCCAACGTGCTGCAGCAGTGGGGCCGACAACAGCCAGAGCCCCCTCCTTGACACCAGCAATGCCAGGGGAGGGGATGGCaacctcccccagccccctggcagtccccagcctggggctgaCGCCAGCCCTGTCACCACAACACCGCTCACCGATGGGGCTGgtgccagccctgtccccacagcaccaCTCACCGATGGGACTAGTgacagccctgtccccacaaCACCGCTCACCGATGGGGTTGATGCTAGCTCTGACCCCATGGCATTGCTCACTGATGGGACCAGTGCCAGCCCTGGCCCCACTGCACCACTGACCCCAGAGGAGGCCACGTCCATCCACATGGCACCGCTGGCCCCAGAGGCGGCCAGGTCTGGCTACATGACACCGAGGTTTCTAGAGGAGGCTAGGTCCGACTCCAATGACCCACTGACCATGGAAGAGGTGCGAATGCTGGTGGAGCTCTTCTACCTGCCCTACCATCATGGGCCACAGGCACAACGTCTCCTGGAGCACCTTCAGTGGCTCCGGGCCAACAGTCCCAGCGTGGGGGTCCCGGCCACAGCACCCAATTCTTGTGAG GGTGCCCGGTGGCGTGGCCGAGCACAGTCcttccagctgctctgtgcccagACATGCCACCTGCACAGCCGCTTCGTCTGCAGCGCAGGGCAGGCGCTGCTATATGACCTTCACCCCTACCTCTGGGACATCCGCAacatgctgctggctgccagtgCCTTCATCCTCTGGTTGG ACGGCCACCTCCTCTGTGACCCTGACCCCACGGGCAACTGGAGAAGCTGCTTCGGCT ggTGCCAGAGCATCACTGCCCCGCTCTTCCCCAGGGAAGATGCTGAGCCCTGGGCACACCGTGGGGGCCTCTTTGGAGAGCTGCAG GCCCTGCTTCCCGTGGGGAACAGCTGTGACCTCTTTTATCACCCACCTCCACTCTTCCCGTCCCGCCAGCTGTACCTCCTGCGTCCGCTTCTGCCTCAGGACAAG GGAGAGCTTTACCGAATGTGCCGGGAAGGTCTGGACTGTGACCCCAGCGTTGCAGACGTCCTCGTGGCCCACCCTGACCTGCTGGGTGACAG GTTGCTGGGCAGCTTCCTGCACCTGAGCCCCGAGTACACGTTCGTGCTGGAGGACGAGGGTGGCCCGTGTGGCTACGCAGCCGGAGCGCTCTGTGCTGAAGGCTTCCTGCGAGAGCGAGCCAGCAACTGGCTGCCGGCCATGCGGCACAAGTACCCCCGGGAGCTGGGTGTGGGCGGCCCAGCCCTGGGACAG GATGCCCTGGAGGAAGCACTGCTCTTCTTCCACGCAGAGCCACCAGCCGTGCCCCTGCCCGTGCTGCGGCGCTTCCCCTCCCTGGTGCAGCTGGGCACGGCCCCTCGGGTGCTGGACGTGGgggccagctgcagcctggccgTCTGCCTGCTGAGTGCGCTCAGAGCCAATG GCTCGCGGGGAGTGTTTTGCCAGGTCAGTGCCACTGACCAGCAGCAACTGAGCTTCTACAGCAAGCTGGGTTTCGTCGCCCTGCCTGTGCCCTGGCCCAGCTCCCCTGGCGCTCGGCTCCTGGGACGCCTCCTCTGA
- the LOC118260602 gene encoding protein O-GlcNAcase-like isoform X6, which produces MVWSSFLPFLLARTWCFQVLGIGSCCSKNSGRWPPWGAVPSRCFLTTSTPACAELTETSSPPWRRPKPLWPTRHTRSWDSPPSSSSAPQPPPCLGAALEASGRGQEPAAEGPMLLSLHGASPLPLPTAPGQPLCPSLCPHGILYSFPRVLQLTLLSKPWPVPLPADPWTGAAPSDWGHLDSPCPDAPGPKVVSQELSAMLLEEVEGVLGRRPIIWDNLFANDYDCRRVFLGPYTGRAPGLMPQLCGLLLNPNCELQANFIPIHTLGSWFRSELESCAHPDHAGTETAATLGDSQGPWEGSYSPQEALELALLDWVAEINQHALETGGRALLHPSAGCEGGAGLQPGTAGWQEATPGPQTHDAAPRGADQRSPETCSMTPGEGRRKVTLVPKKDSGSRTPTGSQQSPPADGDQLASASGTSCKPSSAPPSTVGSAQPAGAPVTGETFCSLETPTCCSSGADNSQSPLLDTSNARGGDGNLPQPPGSPQPGADASPVTTTPLTDGAGASPVPTAPLTDGTSDSPVPTTPLTDGVDASSDPMALLTDGTSASPGPTAPLTPEEATSIHMAPLAPEAARSGYMTPRFLEEARSDSNDPLTMEEVRMLVELFYLPYHHGPQAQRLLEHLQWLRANSPSVGVPATAPNSCEGARWRGRAQSFQLLCAQTCHLHSRFVCSAGQALLYDLHPYLWDIRNMLLAASAFILWLDGHLLCDPDPTGNWRSCFGWCQSITAPLFPREDAEPWAHRGGLFGELQALLPVGNSCDLFYHPPPLFPSRQLYLLRPLLPQDKGELYRMCREGLDCDPSVADVLVAHPDLLGDRLLGSFLHLSPEYTFVLEDEGGPCGYAAGALCAEGFLRERASNWLPAMRHKYPRELGVGGPALGQDALEEALLFFHAEPPAVPLPVLRRFPSLVQLGTAPRVLDVGASCSLAVCLLSALRANGSRGVFCQVSATDQQQLSFYSKLGFVALPVPWPSSPGARLLGRLL; this is translated from the exons CCTCCACCATGCCTTGGGGCAGCCCTGGAAGCTTCAGGACGAGGACAGGAACCGGCTGCGGAGGGGCCaatgctgctttccctgcacggtgcctctcccctgcccctgcccactGCACCTGGGCAGCCTCTCTGCCCCAGTCTCTGCCCTCATGGGATACTCTACTCTTTCCCCAGAGTACTGCAGCTCACTCTGCTCTCCAAGCCCTGGCCAGTCCCGCTACCTGCTGACCCTTGGAcgggagctgctcccagcgATTGGGGTCATCTGGACAG TCCGTGCCCTGATGCTCCAGGCCCAAAGGTGGTGTCACAGGAACTCTCAGccatgctgctggaggaggtggagggCGTCCTGGGGCGCCGTCCCATCATCTGGGACAATCTGTTTGCCAATGACTACGACTGCAGACGTGTCTTCTTGGGCCCCTACACGGGACGTGCCCCTGGCCTCATGCCTCAGCTCTGTGGACTGCTCCTTAACCCGAACTGTGAGCTCCAGGCCAATTTCATCCCCATCCACACGCTGGGCAGCTGGTTTCGGAGCGAGCTGGAGAGCTGTGCCCACCCTGACCATGCAG GGACAGAGACTGCAGCAACCCTGGGGGACAGCCAGGGCCCATGGGAGGGGAGCTACAGCCCCCAGGAGGCCTTGGAGCTGGCGCTGCTTGACTGGGTGGCTGAGATAAACCAGCACGCCTTGGAGACAG gaGGAAGGGCTCTGTTGCACCCCAGCGCTGGCTGTGAGGGAGgagcggggctgcagccaggcacagcGGGATGGCAGGAGGCCACACCTGGCCCCCAGACCCATGATGCTGCTCCTCGTGGGGCAGACCAGCGTAGCCCTGAGACCTGCAGCATGACaccaggggagggaaggaggaaggtgaCCTTGGTGCCTAAGAAGGACAGTGGGAGCAGGACCCCCACCGGCAGTCAGCAGAGCCCCCCAGCGGATGGGGACCAGCTCGCCTCAGCTAGCGGAACAAGCTGCAAGCCCTCCTCTGCTCCACCCAGCACAGTGGGCAGTGCCCAGCCTGCTGGAGCCCCTGTAACTGGTGAGACCTTCTGCAGCCTGGAGACCCCAACGTGCTGCAGCAGTGGGGCCGACAACAGCCAGAGCCCCCTCCTTGACACCAGCAATGCCAGGGGAGGGGATGGCaacctcccccagccccctggcagtccccagcctggggctgaCGCCAGCCCTGTCACCACAACACCGCTCACCGATGGGGCTGgtgccagccctgtccccacagcaccaCTCACCGATGGGACTAGTgacagccctgtccccacaaCACCGCTCACCGATGGGGTTGATGCTAGCTCTGACCCCATGGCATTGCTCACTGATGGGACCAGTGCCAGCCCTGGCCCCACTGCACCACTGACCCCAGAGGAGGCCACGTCCATCCACATGGCACCGCTGGCCCCAGAGGCGGCCAGGTCTGGCTACATGACACCGAGGTTTCTAGAGGAGGCTAGGTCCGACTCCAATGACCCACTGACCATGGAAGAGGTGCGAATGCTGGTGGAGCTCTTCTACCTGCCCTACCATCATGGGCCACAGGCACAACGTCTCCTGGAGCACCTTCAGTGGCTCCGGGCCAACAGTCCCAGCGTGGGGGTCCCGGCCACAGCACCCAATTCTTGTGAG GGTGCCCGGTGGCGTGGCCGAGCACAGTCcttccagctgctctgtgcccagACATGCCACCTGCACAGCCGCTTCGTCTGCAGCGCAGGGCAGGCGCTGCTATATGACCTTCACCCCTACCTCTGGGACATCCGCAacatgctgctggctgccagtgCCTTCATCCTCTGGTTGG ACGGCCACCTCCTCTGTGACCCTGACCCCACGGGCAACTGGAGAAGCTGCTTCGGCT ggTGCCAGAGCATCACTGCCCCGCTCTTCCCCAGGGAAGATGCTGAGCCCTGGGCACACCGTGGGGGCCTCTTTGGAGAGCTGCAG GCCCTGCTTCCCGTGGGGAACAGCTGTGACCTCTTTTATCACCCACCTCCACTCTTCCCGTCCCGCCAGCTGTACCTCCTGCGTCCGCTTCTGCCTCAGGACAAG GGAGAGCTTTACCGAATGTGCCGGGAAGGTCTGGACTGTGACCCCAGCGTTGCAGACGTCCTCGTGGCCCACCCTGACCTGCTGGGTGACAG GTTGCTGGGCAGCTTCCTGCACCTGAGCCCCGAGTACACGTTCGTGCTGGAGGACGAGGGTGGCCCGTGTGGCTACGCAGCCGGAGCGCTCTGTGCTGAAGGCTTCCTGCGAGAGCGAGCCAGCAACTGGCTGCCGGCCATGCGGCACAAGTACCCCCGGGAGCTGGGTGTGGGCGGCCCAGCCCTGGGACAG GATGCCCTGGAGGAAGCACTGCTCTTCTTCCACGCAGAGCCACCAGCCGTGCCCCTGCCCGTGCTGCGGCGCTTCCCCTCCCTGGTGCAGCTGGGCACGGCCCCTCGGGTGCTGGACGTGGgggccagctgcagcctggccgTCTGCCTGCTGAGTGCGCTCAGAGCCAATG GCTCGCGGGGAGTGTTTTGCCAGGTCAGTGCCACTGACCAGCAGCAACTGAGCTTCTACAGCAAGCTGGGTTTCGTCGCCCTGCCTGTGCCCTGGCCCAGCTCCCCTGGCGCTCGGCTCCTGGGACGCCTCCTCTGA